A genomic segment from Dendropsophus ebraccatus isolate aDenEbr1 chromosome 7, aDenEbr1.pat, whole genome shotgun sequence encodes:
- the LOC138796486 gene encoding vomeronasal type-2 receptor 26-like translates to MVWIFASSDHAGEQELHLLSQELTKSGLCIELAILVKQNTILDPYIPKNSKAEIVIVCGTNDAVTKTFISKADSTLRHYMKLACVTFGNKDTACFNEKGEIPEPLAVRNKYNRVNDSNVYGVTIGLFDEAQQLHMIPSNMNWLNNMSQGSGDIFKTGAENAGLNNAGTHHFPHPGLKKDVCLKQAFPGVPQSRCSKTCSPGYRKAVIEGYHICCYDCILCSDGEFSNISDTENCQNCYDDEWPNDARDKCVPKETEFLSYETDVVAYVFLLLSLLSSIVIVLIIGIFLYFWKSPVVRANNRNLSFIILISLQLSLLCIFFYIGKPEDTTCMFRHISFGIIFTAVLSSILAKTIMVCIAFKATSPGSSWRKWMGVRLPNAIVLIFSSLQVLNAVIWLSLSPPFQELDMDSYPGKIIIQCNEGSVLAFYLMLGYMGFLAAVSFVLAFLVRTLPDIYNEAKYITFSMLVFCSVWICAIPAYLSSKGKSMVSVEVFAILASGNGIVGCIFFPKLWIVLKEKELKTKNIFVRKKVIEEN, encoded by the exons ATGGTTTGGATTTTCGCTTCCAGCGACCACGCTGGAGAACAGGAACTTCACCTTCTGAGCCAGGAGCTCACTAAATCTGGACTATGTATTGAACTTGCGATATTAGTAAAACAAAATACAATCTTAGATCCTTATATTCCTAAGAATTCAAAGGCCGAAATTGTTATAGTCTGTGGAACAAACGATGCAGTTACTAAAACTTTCATAAGCAAAGCAGACTCAACA CTAAGACATTACATGAAACTAGCATGTGTGACGTTTGGTAACAAGGACACTGCATGTTTTAATGAAAAAGGAGAAATACCTGAGCCACTAGCTGTTCGGAATAAATACAATAGAGTCAATGACAGTAACGTATATGGTGTAACCATCGGATTGTTTGACGAAGCTCAGCAGTTACATATGATACCCTCCAATATGAACTGGCTTAATAATATG tctcAGGgcagcggggacatttttaaaacTGGCGCAGAAAATGCTGGACTTAATAATGCTGGCACTCACCACTTCCCTCACCCTGGCCTGAAGAAAGATGTGTGCCTGAAACAGGCTTTCCCAGGA GTACCACAGAGCAGATGTTCAAAAACATGTTCGCCCGGCTATAGAAAGGCTGTGATAGAAGGCTATCATATTTGCTGCTATGACTGCATCTTGTGCTCAGATGGAGAATTTTCCAACATATCCG ATACTGAAAACTGTCAAAATTGCTATGATGACGAATGGCCGAACGACGCAAGAGACAAGTGTGTCCCTAAAGAGACAGAATTTCTCTCTTATGAAACAGATGTTGTAGCTTATGTTTTCTTATTACTGTCTCTATTATCTTCTATTGTGATTGTATTAATCATTggaatatttctttatttctggAAGTCTCCTGTTGTCAGAGCTAATAATCGTAACCTCAGCTTCATCATTCTTATTTCCCTCCAGCTTAGTTTGCTTTGTATATTCTTCTATATCGGTAAACCAGAGGACACCACCTGTATGTTCCGTCACATCTCCTTTGGAATCATCTTCACTGCTGTGTTGTCATCCATCTTGGCCAAGACTATCATGGTTTGCATTGCTTTCAAGGCCACCAGCCCTGGCAGCTCCTGGAGGAAATGGATGGGTGTTAGACTCCCCAATGCTATAGTGCTGATCTTCTCATCTCTTCAGGTCCTGAATGCAGTTATCTGGTTGTCACTGTCTCCTCCATTCCAGGAGTTAGACATGGACTCGTATCCAgggaagatcatcattcagtgtaatgaagggtcagtcttggccttttacctcatgttgggttatatggggtttctggcagcggtgagctttgttctagctttcctggtgaggacattacctgatatctacaatgaagccaagtacatcaccttcagcatgctggtgttctgcagtgtctggatctgtgccatcccggcctatctgagcagtaagGGGAAGAGTATGGTTAGTGTAGAGGTATTTGCTATATTGGCCTCAGGTAATGGGATAGTGGGTTGTATATTTTTTCCTAAGTTATGGATTGTACTGAAAGAAAAAGAACTAAAAACTAAAAACATTTTTGTTAGGAAAAAAGTTATTGAAGAAAATTAA